The genomic window TAAAGCGTGCTAGTGAAGATTTGCAAAACCAGTTCGAGGCAGTCTCGCAAGGTAATCTCTCCGCCCAAGCTACCGTTTATTCTGAGGATGAATTTGGGCGTTTAGCAGCTGGCTTCAACCAGATGGCGCGGGTGATGATGACGACTATGGGCGAGGCTCAACGCAAGGCCGAAGAGCAAGAGCAGGCTAAGGAAGACCTGCAACGCCAAGTGATTCGACTCCTAGATGATGTGGAGGGTGCGGCACGGGGAGACTTAACCGTTCAGGCAGAAGTCACAGCCGACGTTTTGGGAGCCGTCGCGGATTCGTTTAACCTGACAATTCAGAACCTGCGGGAAATTGTGCAGCAGGTGAAAGAGGCGGCGCGTAAGGTAACAAAGGGTTCTGCTGAAAGCGAAATGTTTGCTCGCGGCTTGTCTTCAGATGCTTTGCGGCAGGCGGAGGAACTGGCTGTCACCCTCAACTCGGTGCAGGTGATGACCGATCTAATTGGTCGCGTTGCCGATAATGCGCGAGAGGCCGAGAAAGTGGCTCAGTTATCCTCGACGACTGCTATTAAGGGCGGCGAGGCTGTCGAAAGAACTGTCGGCGGTATTTTGCAAATTAGAGAAACCGTTGCAGAAACAACCCGAAAAGTCAAGAGGTTAGCAGAAGCTTCCCAGGAAATTTCCAAAATTGTAGCGTTGATTGCCGGAATTGCCTCGCGCACCAATTTACTAGCACTCAACGCTAGTATTGAGGCAGCGAGAGCAGGAGAAGCGGGTCGCGGGTTCGCGATAGTAGCGGATGAGGTTCGTCAGTTAGCCGACAGGTCAGCGAAAGCCTTGAAGGAAATTGAGATTATCGTGCTGCAAATACAGAGCGAGACCGGAGCCGTGATGATGGCGATGGAGGAAGGAACCCAGCAGGTAATTGAAGGGACTAAACGGGCAGAACAAGCCAAGCGCTCGCTCGAAGACATCATTCAAGTGTCCAATCACATCGATGCCTTGGTGCGTTCTATTACCGCAGACACTGTAGAACAGACAGAAACCTCAAAGGCAGTAGCTGCGGTGATGCAATCTGTCGAATTGACCGCACAAGAGACATCGCAGGAAGCACAGCGGGTGTCAGGAGCGCTGCAAAGCCTGGTCGGTGTTGCACGCGACTTGTTGACATCTGTGGAGCGCTTCCGAGTAGAAGCAACGGAGGGTAAATAAGGCAAAAGTAAAAGTTAAAAAGGCTAAACAACAAAAAAAAGTAATTAAACCTTAAAACGAGTATTGCTTTTATTGTTGCTGTCAGTTGATTTTGACTTTTGCCTTTTATCAATTTAGTTGTGACGCCTCTGACAGTTTTGATGTCGATTCGGCGTAGATTGGGTACATTAAAAGCAATCTATGCTAAAAAACGAGCGAGGGCGAGGATGAAAGTTGTGGAGGCTATTGGGGGAAACCAAAGCTCGCATTAGTATAGCTGGCCTCGCTCGTTGCATTAGGTTAAATAGTTACGACGCATTACAAGCGTGAGGATAGCACGCAAGAGCGATCGCTATGATGGCGACGTATCATCTGATGATTAAAGGATCTATTCGCTCAAAATTCTTTGAGGGACACTGCCATGCAGCCGGAACAACAACAGCGAATCATGGGCTACTTCATTGAGGAGGCTAAAGACCACCTCAATACTATTGAACAGGGTTTAGTGCATTTGCAAAGCACCCTTGAAGATCCTGAAAGGGTGAATGAAGTATTCCGCGCCGCCCACTCAGTCAAAGGCGGCGCGGCAATGCTGGGAATAAATAGCATACAAAAAATAGCGCACCGCTTAGAAGATAGTTTTAAAATCCTCAAAGAGTCTCCGGTAAAAATTGACAAAAAGCTGGAATCGCTATTCCTGCGGACTTCTGATGCCCTGAAAGAGCTTTTGGAACGCCTCACTGCCACACCATTTGGCCTTAGTGATGAAAGTGCTAGCGGTATCATGTCGGGCGTAGAGCCAGTGTTTGATGAACTCAACAATCACATGGCTTTCCTGCTCAAGGGAGCCGATGCTGCTGCGAGTCAAGAAAGACAACCTGCAACGCATTCCTCAGCCCATTCTGGCTCAAGCAAAGATAGAAAAGGCGTGCCAGCGACGTTTCAAAGGGACGTACTTACTTCGCTTAGGGAGATGTTGCAGCTGTTTAAGCAAGCTGAACAACCAGCATCTCGGCAACAGCTTCAGCACATATGTGGCACGCTAAAGCAACTGGGCGAAACCTCAGACTTAAGGGCTTGGGCGTACCTGCTAGATACAGCAGGTAGAGCGATCGCGTCGCCTACAAACTCCTATCGTACCCTCGCCTCGGTAGTTATTAAAGAAATCAAACAAGCCCAAGAACTGGTGGTGGCAGGCCGAATAGACGAAGTGGAAGCAACTGCTCAATTGAAAGCACTCCTGCCCTACGAGAATGCCAAGGTTGAAACCGCAGCCTATGGAAAGGGAAAAACAGCAGTTGAGATAAGCGAACAAGTTAATAATTTAAAATACAATTCCTCCAATTCGGCGAACGGTAAATCTACTACCCGCAGCAATACAAAATCAGTTGAGGCAGGAAGCAGCAAGGGCGCGGCAGGTTTGGAGCGCACCCCTGTTGCCGCCAGCCAATCAATAGCTACAAACCGCAGTATCAAAGAAACATTTATCCAAGAGGAAACCGACAGCAACTATCGCGGCAATAACAGCGAAGTAGAAACAATAATTCAGCCTTCAGCCTTTAACGTTCAGCCAACAGATGCGGGTGCTAGCAACCGCAAAAAACGTATAGAACCATCTGTAGGCAGAGCAACAGCAGACCCCAACGGGCCAGAAGTTGGTATGGCAGAACTCAACAGTTTGGCTGACCTGTTTGAAGGAGAAGCGCCCGAGTTGGATGAAACTTGGCAAGAAGAAGTAATTATTAGCCCCTCTAGCAGCGATCGCAGCGGGATAGCTTCACACCAAACCGAAGATTTAGACCGCATAAGCGATTTTTCTGACCTACTAGGTGACTTAGATGACACTTCGGCATCCGCAGCGGCTGCTGTGTCTCCCAAGGACGATCTAATGAGTTTGTTTGGTGATGACTTTCTTGAAGAGCCTAGTTCGGAAGAGTCAACACCTAACAACTTTGCAAGAGAAGCAGACATTCCTACATCCAAAGCTATGGATGTAGGAATGTCTAGAGGAGAATTAAATACCCAATATTCTATGCCCAATCTTCCGAGGGTAGCTGATGAAGATTTTGCAGGCTCGCTAGAAGCTAGCAATTTCTTTGATGACGAACTAGAAACAGGCGATGTCGGAGATGACTTTAGCGACTTTATGGCAAGCCCCGCTATAGGCGGAGACTATGAAGGATTGAGTATGGATGAAGAATTACCACATGCTGAATACGATTTCATACTTAATTCAGATATAGAGGCAGAATCAGAGCGGGATGCCAGTGCCGCACTAGACTTCAATTGGGCAGAAATCTCAGAGCGAGAACAGCAGGAACTGGATAACAGCTTGTTGGCTGGGTTCGCAGACACGGATGAAATTGAGAATAGCTCAGAAGAATTAATTGCGCCTTCATCCTTTAGAATTGATGATTCTGAAGATGCCACAGCTTTGGAACTTAACTTTGATGAGATAGGTACGCTTACCAATTCCCATACAATTAACCTGCCTTTAGGTATGGAAAGTGATGAGGATATGGGGGGATGGTTTAGTGAGACATACTCTGAACCAGAAACAGAAGCTTTCGAGGGCGAGTTGTTCGCTTTCGAGCCTACTGTTGTAGAGTCAGAAGAAGATAACAGCAATTGGTTGAGGAGCGAGCCAGATGCTGCACTCGACGAAGCTGGCCAAGATGCACAACCTCTGAACTTGGATTTTCTCGAAGACCAGCAAGAAGATCTGGATTTGGAAGGATTGGACAATGTATTTGAGCCACACCCAGAAGTAACAAACCATTTTGATATCGATAGCAGTACAAGCTTCGACCTGTACGAGCCTACCTTTGATGTCCTAGACGATGGGGGACTACAGACAGACGAAGAAGACACAGAGAATATGTCAGGTCTGTTTGGTATCCCAGATGGCGAAACATTGTGGGGTATAGAGGAACCAACAGAGGCGCGATCGCCTTGGGAAGCACCAAACAATGCAGCCGATTCAGATCTAGATGGGCTATTGGGTACACAGCCAGAGTCAGAAAACTCTATTCTGGATTTAGATAATTCACATGAATGGAATCTGACACAAAACGACAATGCAGAACCGCTATTAACGCTAGAAGACGAGGAAGCAGCAGATGCAAGTACAAATATAGATGCGTTATTCGGTAACTCATCAGAACGAGACAACGAAAGTCTTAACTTAGATGCATCCTTTGAAGATGAGTGGAACGTTACACCCTCAGCAGAAGACAACGAAAGTCTGGATTTGGATACTTCAAATGAATGGGATCTGATACAAAACTCCGATAATTCAGAATCACTCTTAACTCTAGAAGATGAGGAGGTAGCAGAGTCGGCAAATCAAAATATAGACGCGCTATTTGGTAATTCATTAGCGCCAGACAGCGAAAGTCTAGATATAGGTGCTTCATTTGAAGATGAGTGGAACGTTACACCATCAGCACAAGACAACGAAAGCCTTGATTTAGGTGCTTCATTTGGAGATGAGTGGAATCTCACACAAAACGATGATGCACAATCGCTGTTAACTCTAGAAGATGAGGAAGTAGCAGAGTCGGCAAATCAAAATATAGACGCGCTATTTGGTAATTCATTAACGCCAGACAACGAAAGTCTAGATTTAGGTGCTTCATTTGAAGATGAGTGGAACGTTACACCATCAGCAGAAGATAACGAAAGCCTTGATTTAGGTGCTTCATTTGAAGATGAGTGGAATCTCGCACAAGATGATGCAGAATCGCTGTTAACAATCGAAAGCGAGGAAATACCACAGTCGGCAGTCACAAATCTAGAGGCGCTATTCGATACAGACTCAGAGTTAGAAAACTCAAGCCTGGACTTCGATGCCTCCTCAATGTGGGACTCGTCTTCAGAGGAGTGGAATGTTGCCCAAAACGAGTTGGACGATACAGATTCGCTATTAACACTAGAAGACGAGGACATAGCAGAGTCGAGTGCTGGTTGGGCGGATATTAATGGTACGAATTGGTTAACAGAGGATGAACAATCCGCTGGCGCAGATGATTGGTCTTTAGAAACGGCTGAGGAAGACGATCGGAGTTTGGCTGCTGCATTCGCCCCTGACGATGGGTTTGGGGAGCTGGAAGCCTTCTTGGATGAAAGCTCTGAACCTGCGATCGCTCTAAGAGATGAATTTGACGAATTAGAGGCGTTTCTGGGAGAAGATGATTCGTCCCCTGCTTTAGCAATGGATGGAGGGGATGAATTTGACGAATTGGAGGCGTTACTGGGTGAGAAGGCTGACGCTACTGCTGAGGAACTTAGAATTCCAGGGGATGAGTTTGATGAACTAGAAGCTTTACTGGGTGAGGACTCCCTAGAAACGGTCGGACGAAAGGGAAGAGAAAAAGAAACAGTGGGAGCCTCACGTCAAGGGCGATCGCAAGCTCAGCCAGTAGAAGATGAATTTGGCGATCTGGAGAAACTGTTGCTCTTGGCAGACGAGAACATGGGGGGGCCGCCGACGGTGGCATCAAACAAACTGGCTCGCCCTAACGTTCGTCGTCCTGGTTGGAAAGGCGGTTATGAGCAGATGATGAAGGTTCCGGTGAAGCACCTAGATAACCTCAGCAACTTGGTGGGGGAACTGGTGGTGAACCGCAATAGCCTGGAGCAGGATCAGGAACGCTTGCGCCAATTTCTGGATAACTTGCTGCATCAAGTGCAGCAACTTAGCGATGTGGGTGCGCGAATGCAGGATCTCTACGAGCGATCGCTCCTAGAAAGCTCCCTCCTAGCCAGCCGTCAGAGCTATCGCTCCTCCCGACCCGATGAACGAGGGCGTACCAACGCTAGCAGCAGCGGCGGAGGCCAAGCTGACACTCACGCGACGGGGATGGCCTTCGATGCTCTAGAAATGGACAAGTTCACAGGCTTCCACTTGCTCTCGCAAGAAATGATCGAGCTAATTGTCCGGGTGCGGGAATCGGCCAGTGACATTGAGTTCCTCGTCGATGAAACAGATCAAGTCGCCCGCATGCTTCGGCAGATAACGACCCAACTGCAAGAAGGTCTTACTCGCGCCCGAATGGTGCCTTTTGCTAATACCGCAGACCGCTTGCCTCGTGCAGTGCGCGAAATATCCCTCAAATGTGGTAAAGAAGCCGAACTATACATTGAAGGCCGGGAAACCTTACTCGACAAGGTACTCCAAGATCACCTTTACGATCCGATGACCCATCTGGTTAACAACGCCATTACACACGGCATAGAACCACCAGATGTGCGGCAACGAGCTGGCAAGTCGCCCATCGGTCGAATTACCATCCGCGCTTTCCACCAAGGCAACCAAACAGTTATTTCTGTATCGGATGATGGAGCAGGAATCGATCCAGAACGGGTGAAAGCCAAGGCCATAGAAAAGGGTCTGATCGGCGCTGCTGAGGCTAAAACCATGTCTCGCTTAGACGTGTACGACCTCCTATTCCACCCCGGTTTTAGTACCAAAGATAAGGCTGACGACTTTTCGGGTCGAGGAGTCGGTATGGATGTGGTGCGTACCAGCCTCACTGAGATCAGGGGCACGATTATAACTGACTCTACTATAGGCAAAGGCACCACCTTTACTATTCGTCTGCCCCTCACCCTCAGTATTTGCAAAGCACTTTGCTGCCTGAGCAACAAAGCCCGCATTGCCTTCCCGATGGATGGTGTGGAAGATATGATGGATGTCCCCAACGATCGCATTCAAACCAATGCTGAAGGACAAACCTGTATTCCCTGGCGCGACTCGCTACTGCCCTTCCAGCCCCTGGGGCAACTGCTGACATACAATCGTCAGATCGGCCGGGGCGGTGTCTACGGCGGACAACGGGAAGATGACATGATTTCCATCGTCGTACTGCGTAGCGCTGGTAGCTTCATCGCCATAGAGATCGATCAGGTTATAGGCGAGCAGGAAATCGTGATCAAGCAACTGGAAGGCCCAGTGCCCAAGCCTGTGGGGGTGGCTGGCGCGACGGTTCTGGGGGATGGTCGGATCATGCCAATTGCCGACGTATTGGAGCTGATTGACATCTCTCTGGGTCGGACGCGAGCTGACAGCGGTATGTGGAAGGACTCTGTTCCTGTTGTTCCAGAAGTAGCTGCTGTTAAACAAGATCCGATGGTTCTAATAGTGGATGACTCGATCACGGTGCGCGAACTGCTCTCGTTGACTTTTAACAAGGCTGGTTATCGAGTGGAACAGGCGCGTGACGGTCAGGAAGCTTGGGATAAGCTGCGGTCGGGTCTGCCTTGCCAAATCGTCTTCTGTGATATTGAAATGCCCAGAATGGACGGTCTGGAGCTGCTGTCTCGGATTCAGAAAGAGGAGAGTCTCAACCATCTGCCCGTAGCAATGTTGACTTCTCGCGGCGCTGACCGACATCGGCAAATGGCGGCTCAACTGGGGGCTAGCGGTTATTTCACGAAGCCTTATCTGGAAGAAGCGCTACTCGATGCTGCCCAGCGGATGATGAGAGGGGAGGTATTGCTTACCGCTAGTACCAACGCCTAATTAACTGCTAAGTAGGGTGGGCAGCGCCCACCTTACTTAAATTTCTATGAGAAAGAAGAGGCGCGATCGCCTCTTTTTTCTTTAATTCCCTTCTTCCTAATAAGGGAATTTGTGCTGCTGGCAATTTGCGGTTATCAAAGGATAAACTTGACAAAATATACCGCGATCGCTACTATGTCGCATCCTCAGCCGCCAGAAGCACCCAGCAGCCAATTTGACCCCGAACTCCTCGAACTAGAAGCCCTCTTCAACGCAGCAGCAGTGGCAAATGACGCTGTTGAAGATGAATTTACACAAATATTGACAGAATTTGAAAAACAGCTAGAGCCGCGAAGCGTTACGGAAAAACCAGCTAGAGTCGCCAACGCTGTTGAGGATGAATTTGGCGACTTGGAAAAACTGCTAGAGGAAGCAGACAAGCCGATAGCATCGGTAAATCGTGCATGCAGTTATCGACAACCAGTTGAACCGACACCGACAATGCGAGTGCCAATTAAGCCTCTCGACAACATAGGCAAATTGGTTGGAGAATTGGCGAACGAGGGCAACACCTTGAAACAGGATGGTCAACTACTGAAGCAATTCCTGGATAACTTGCTCGATCGCGTGCAGCAACTAAGTTATGTGACGGCGCAGGTGCAGGAACTGTCTGAGCGATCGCTACCAACTCCTCCCGAAAAAATTAACACCCCCATACCTTCCCTGTACCAGACGATGACCCAGCTTATGGCACAGGTGCAGGAGGCGGCGCTTGATATCAAGAACATCGCCGATAAAACCGATGCAAGGACTGAAAGCCTGCACAAAGTCGCCAACGGTCTGCAAGATAGTCTGAAGCAAGCGCGAATGGTGTCATTTTCCAAGACAAGCGATCGCCTGCAACGTGCCGTGCGCGAAATTTCCCTTCGGCATGGCAAGCAAGTGGAACTGCACGTTGCAGGCAAAGAAACGTTAATTGATAAATTGATTCTGGAACACCTCTACGACCCGCTAACCGCAATACTCGACAAAACTATTCACGCAATTGAAAAACCACAGGAGCGCATAGCGGCTGGAAAGTCGGTTGCAGGTCGGATCGATATACAAGCTTTTCATCAAGGCAACCAAGTTGTAATCTCCATCTCCGATGACGGACGCGGAATCGATCCACAACGTATAAAAGCCAGCGCTATCAGAGACGGACTGGTTAGCCCAGATGAGGCAAAAGTTATGTCCCCTAGCGATGCCTTTGAGTTTCTATTCTTCCCGGGTTTTAGTATAAAATCCCGTCTAAAGATGGATGAATTTTTTGGTACGTGTCGTACTTTAGAAGGGAGCTATATTCGCACTGCTTTGAGTGAAATTGGCGGTGTAATTAGCGTTAATTCTGCCGTTGGCAAAGGAACCACTACTACAATTCGCCTACCTTTAAACCCCTGGTGTGATGGGAATTAGTTAATTTAAAAAACACCCTTAACGAGCAAGCGTATTTTTAGGATAATACCACAGGCGATCGCGGCCTTTCCAACCAAATCTGGAGCTAAACTAGACAATGTTGCCTACAATATTGCACCATGTCAAAGCCTCTCCCGCCATACCCGGCCAGCCGCAAAGTTGACCAAATTGACGAGTATCATGGAACCAAAGTTCAGGATTCCTATCGTTGGTTAGAAGACCCCGACTCAGAGGAAACTAAAGCTTGGGTTGAAGCTCAAAATCAAGTAACATTTGCTTACCTAAACGAAATCCCAGAACGAGAAAAAATTAAGCAGCGCCTCACACAATTATGGGATTACGAAAAATACGGTATTCCTTTTAAAGAAGGCAACCGATATTTTTACTATAAAAATGATGGATTGCAAAATCAAAGCGTACTTTATACTTTAACGTCTCTTGATGCTGAACCAAGAGTGCTGCTGGACCCCAACAAGCTATCAGAAGATGGCACAGTTGCGCTTTCCGGTATAGCCATTAGTGACGATGGAAACTTAATGGCATATGGTTTATCAACTTCCGGTTCTGATTGGCAAGAGTGGAAAATCCGCGATGTTGAAACAGCAGAAGATCTCGCAGATCATCTGAAGTGGATTAAATTCTCTGGCGCATCTTGGACTAAGGACAATAAAGGTTTTTTCTACAGTCGCTATGACGAACCTAACGAAAAAACAAAATTAGAAGACGTTAATTATTTTCAGAAGCTATACTACCATCGCTTTGGTACGCCACAATCTGAAGATATCCTCATCTATCATCGACCCGATCAGAAAGAATGGGGATTTAGTGCTGGTGTTACAGAAGATGGCAAATATCTAATTATTTCCGTTTGGCTGGGAACTGACCCCAAAAACCTCGTTTTCTACAAAGATTTAACAGCTCCATCTGCCGAAGTAGTAGAACTAATTAGCGAGTTTGAAGCTAGCTATAGTTTTATAGATACTGATGGCTCAGTTTTCTGGTTTCAAACTGATTTAGATGCCCCACGCGGTCGTGTGATTGCTATTAATATTAGCAATCCATCTCGTGACAATTGGAAAGAAATTATTCCCCAAGCCGATGAAGTCCTGGAAAGTGTCGGTTTGCTGAACAATCAGTTTGTTGCTGATTATCTGAAAGATGCCCGCACTCAGATTAAAATATTTAACTTAGATGGCGCGTTTGTGCGGGAAATCGAATTACCTGGCATTGGTTCTGCTGGTGGATTTGGTGGTAAGCGTTACGATACGGAAACCTTTTACAGCTTCACAGGTTTTACTACACCAGCGACTATTTACCGCTATGACATGATAAGCGGCAAAAGTACAACTTACCGTCAGCCGAAGGTTGATTTCAACCCAGACGAGTATGAGACAAAGCAGATATTTTATACCAGCAAAGATGGCACGCAAGTGCCCATGTTTATTACCCATAAAAAGGGTCTGAACATGGATGGAAGTAACCCCACTTATCTATATGGATATGGCGGGTTTAATGTCTCGCTGACACCTAGTTTTTCTGTTAGTAATGTCGTGTGGATGGAGATGGGCGGCGTTTATGCTGTTCCCAATCTGCGCGGCGGCGGCGAATATGGTGAAGAGTGGCATCAAGCTGGAACTAAGGTTAATAAGCAAAATGTTTTTGATGATTTCATTGCGGCGGCTGAGTGGCTGATTGCTAACAAGTACACATCACCAGCAAAACTTGCTATCGGCGGGGGTAGTAATGGGGGATTGTTGGTGGGTGCTTGCATGACTCAACGCCCAGATTTATTTGCCGTTGCTGTGCCTGCTGTGGGGGTGCTGGATATGCTGCGCTTCCATAAGTTTACGATTGGCTGGGCGTGGTGTTCTGATTATGGTTCTCCTGAGAATCCGGATGAGTTTAAAGCGCTTTATGCTTATTCGCCGCTGCACAATCTTAAGCCTGGAACATCTTATCCAGCTACGATGATTACTACTGCTGACCATGATGACCGCGTGGTTCCTGCACATAGTTTCAAGTTTGCCGCAGCTTTGCAAGAGGCGCACGCGGGTGAGAATCCTGTTTTGATCAGAATTGATACTAAAGCGGGACACGGTGCTGGAAAGCCGACTGCTAAAATTATTGAAGAAATTGCGGATAAGTGGGCTTTTTTGGTGCGTAGCTTTAGCGAAAGTGCTTAGCTTATCGCCGTATAACGGCTAGAGTTAGCCTTATGTAAGGTGGGCAATGCCCACCCTACTTTTATAGTTTCCAGAATATATGAGGTTTAGTTTTTAAATTAATAAGGCATCGACGGTTAGATGAGCGATCGCTATTTATAATTTTTAAAAATTAAGTTTATTTATGCTAGGCTACGCCCGCTGCAATAGTTATTAAATTTAGGGGGCAATACGGTAAAAAAACTACTAAAAAGATTTCTGCGTATGGTTCCCAAACCAGCTATGTTCTTTAAACAATCCGCAGTAATTCCGTATCGAATCAAAGACGGAAAAATCCAATTATTGCTGATTACTTCTTCGGCAGGGAAACGCTGGGTTATTCCAAAAGGAACGATCGAGCCTTTTATGACTCCGCAAGACTCGGCAGCAAAGGAAGCGTGGGAAGAGGCGGGTATAGTAGGTATTGTTGCGCCTACCTTAATGGGCACTTACGAGTATCAAAAGTTGGGGAGAACTTGGGAAGTTCAGGTGTTCTTGATGCAGGTGGAAAAAGTCTTGGAAGATTGGCCGGAAGCCAAAATTAGACAGCGACAGTGGGTGAGCGTTAAACAAGCAGTCAAGCGCGTTGAAGAACCAGGACTCAAACAAATACTAATGAGTGTTCCCGATAACGTTATTAAACTTCTAGAAACGCCTAGCAAATAGCTGATGAGGGCATTTATGCTAGCCAAATGTTAGTGCGATCGCGCTTATAGGAATTTATCTTTTGCCAAGAGTTGGATTTAAGTGAATCTCCAACAACCACTCGGTTTTAAAGTTCCTTAAGCGCGAATTTATTGCTAAAAGCGGGTAAGCTAGGGACTTAGGATGCTATCTTTTTCGTCAACAACCCCGCAAATCCTAAGACTCCCAATCCTAAGAGCGAACTAGGTTCCGGAACGGGAGTGGCTGCCACAACCCGTTGATAATTTATGTTAGTACTCACTCCATAACTCCTCTCTTGAAGGGTGAATAACTCACTCCTATACTCCACTAAAGGGCCGCTGCTATTAGGATTGCGATAATTCTGAAAACTCGCGTAAATCTGACAATACCCCCGCGCCGCCTCCGCTGGCATTCCATAGCTAAGATACTCTGCAAAACACGTCGGATCTACACCGTTAACGTTCCCGCTTAATCCCACAAAATTACCATAGCTAAACAAAACTGCGGCACTATTGTATGGCTGAAAGTCAGATTCTGTAAATGTCACCCCCCGATAGTCAAAATTCAAATCTAACAAAGGAATATACTCGGTCTCCGCTCCCGTTACCGTCGCGTCATCAAAACTCAACCTGCTAGAACCGCCGAAAGTATAAGTCAGAGTGGCGGCGATCGCTCCTTGATTATCCAATGCTGTTAAGCTCAATGCTAAACCTGCGATCGCGAATGCTATTTTTGAAAAAATCTTTACAGCCATATTTATTCCTTTAGTTAACACATAAGTTATAAACAGTCTATTTAATCTGTTAATTAACTGCTAGTAGCTTTACTGAATCTTTGCACAAACTAGCGCATCAAACTTTGTAACTTTACTACTGCTATTTATAGGGATTAGGAGAAAAATATTTTTTTGCAATCTTATAAATTATGCGATATTTGCCTCTCCCCAAAGAAGTATTTATTGAATAAAGCTGGTGTAAAGTTGATAACATCATTACAATACAAGCCGCATACCCCAGGCTAAAGGGGAAGAGTTAACTTAGCTCTTAGCTCTGGAGAAGCTAAGAGCTAGGAAGAGCAAGCCTTCCAATGATTCAGACGCCAGCTTTGTTAAGCATTCCCTGATAGAAAAGCTAAATTTTTAGCAACGGGATCTTTAACTGTAACCCCCTGCTCTCTTGCCCAAAACTCACTTAAAAAGTGAATTTGTCTCAATCCAACTATCAAATTCAACCCAGGTACAAATATCCACCAAACTACCAGCGGCTCTTTCATCCCTGCGTCGCGGTAAAGTTGATTTACAGTTTTGTAGAGCTTGACCTGGACAATGTAAATCCACGCCACGCCCAGCAAAGAAAACCAACCAAACCACCCTGGAACATCAGGGTCAAATATACGCAGTGCTTGGGGAATGGCTACTCCTAAAACAAATGGTGCTAAACACAGCGTTCCCGACCACCCATAGCCGTTGTAGCGTCGTAATTCTTCCTGAATAATCCACTTGTACCAGCCATAGTAGAGCATTAACGTGGCTACAGATAAGAAAATTACTTGCCATAGGGGGCGGGGTTTGCCTAAAGGCTTAGCGGACATATTCTTGCATACAGTAATAAAGGTTGCTACTATTTTATTTACATTTCGTAATATTAAGAAAGCGATCGCAGCCCCAAGGTTGTACAAAAACTTGCGTGTTGCGCGTCGTATAGTTTCA from Microcoleus sp. FACHB-831 includes these protein-coding regions:
- a CDS encoding response regulator; translation: MQPEQQQRIMGYFIEEAKDHLNTIEQGLVHLQSTLEDPERVNEVFRAAHSVKGGAAMLGINSIQKIAHRLEDSFKILKESPVKIDKKLESLFLRTSDALKELLERLTATPFGLSDESASGIMSGVEPVFDELNNHMAFLLKGADAAASQERQPATHSSAHSGSSKDRKGVPATFQRDVLTSLREMLQLFKQAEQPASRQQLQHICGTLKQLGETSDLRAWAYLLDTAGRAIASPTNSYRTLASVVIKEIKQAQELVVAGRIDEVEATAQLKALLPYENAKVETAAYGKGKTAVEISEQVNNLKYNSSNSANGKSTTRSNTKSVEAGSSKGAAGLERTPVAASQSIATNRSIKETFIQEETDSNYRGNNSEVETIIQPSAFNVQPTDAGASNRKKRIEPSVGRATADPNGPEVGMAELNSLADLFEGEAPELDETWQEEVIISPSSSDRSGIASHQTEDLDRISDFSDLLGDLDDTSASAAAAVSPKDDLMSLFGDDFLEEPSSEESTPNNFAREADIPTSKAMDVGMSRGELNTQYSMPNLPRVADEDFAGSLEASNFFDDELETGDVGDDFSDFMASPAIGGDYEGLSMDEELPHAEYDFILNSDIEAESERDASAALDFNWAEISEREQQELDNSLLAGFADTDEIENSSEELIAPSSFRIDDSEDATALELNFDEIGTLTNSHTINLPLGMESDEDMGGWFSETYSEPETEAFEGELFAFEPTVVESEEDNSNWLRSEPDAALDEAGQDAQPLNLDFLEDQQEDLDLEGLDNVFEPHPEVTNHFDIDSSTSFDLYEPTFDVLDDGGLQTDEEDTENMSGLFGIPDGETLWGIEEPTEARSPWEAPNNAADSDLDGLLGTQPESENSILDLDNSHEWNLTQNDNAEPLLTLEDEEAADASTNIDALFGNSSERDNESLNLDASFEDEWNVTPSAEDNESLDLDTSNEWDLIQNSDNSESLLTLEDEEVAESANQNIDALFGNSLAPDSESLDIGASFEDEWNVTPSAQDNESLDLGASFGDEWNLTQNDDAQSLLTLEDEEVAESANQNIDALFGNSLTPDNESLDLGASFEDEWNVTPSAEDNESLDLGASFEDEWNLAQDDAESLLTIESEEIPQSAVTNLEALFDTDSELENSSLDFDASSMWDSSSEEWNVAQNELDDTDSLLTLEDEDIAESSAGWADINGTNWLTEDEQSAGADDWSLETAEEDDRSLAAAFAPDDGFGELEAFLDESSEPAIALRDEFDELEAFLGEDDSSPALAMDGGDEFDELEALLGEKADATAEELRIPGDEFDELEALLGEDSLETVGRKGREKETVGASRQGRSQAQPVEDEFGDLEKLLLLADENMGGPPTVASNKLARPNVRRPGWKGGYEQMMKVPVKHLDNLSNLVGELVVNRNSLEQDQERLRQFLDNLLHQVQQLSDVGARMQDLYERSLLESSLLASRQSYRSSRPDERGRTNASSSGGGQADTHATGMAFDALEMDKFTGFHLLSQEMIELIVRVRESASDIEFLVDETDQVARMLRQITTQLQEGLTRARMVPFANTADRLPRAVREISLKCGKEAELYIEGRETLLDKVLQDHLYDPMTHLVNNAITHGIEPPDVRQRAGKSPIGRITIRAFHQGNQTVISVSDDGAGIDPERVKAKAIEKGLIGAAEAKTMSRLDVYDLLFHPGFSTKDKADDFSGRGVGMDVVRTSLTEIRGTIITDSTIGKGTTFTIRLPLTLSICKALCCLSNKARIAFPMDGVEDMMDVPNDRIQTNAEGQTCIPWRDSLLPFQPLGQLLTYNRQIGRGGVYGGQREDDMISIVVLRSAGSFIAIEIDQVIGEQEIVIKQLEGPVPKPVGVAGATVLGDGRIMPIADVLELIDISLGRTRADSGMWKDSVPVVPEVAAVKQDPMVLIVDDSITVRELLSLTFNKAGYRVEQARDGQEAWDKLRSGLPCQIVFCDIEMPRMDGLELLSRIQKEESLNHLPVAMLTSRGADRHRQMAAQLGASGYFTKPYLEEALLDAAQRMMRGEVLLTASTNA